A section of the Bacillus sp. HSf4 genome encodes:
- the cls gene encoding cardiolipin synthase, with protein MSITSIFLGFILVINTLLAIVVIFRERRDASASWAWLLVLFFIPVLGFGLYLLFGHNLSRKHLFQWEDRKRIGMEKILEQQLAKLKSREFAFRNKATADSKDLIYMHIVNNHAVFTEDNAVELLTDGRQKFDRLLRDIENAKDHIHLQYYIYKGDDIGKKLRDALVKKAKEGVEVRVLYDELGSRSLRKSFFKELIKAGGYVEVFFPSRFKFINLRMNYRNHRKLVIIDGVIGYVGGFNVGDEYLGLNPKFGYWRDTHLRIKGTAVHSIQTRFILDWNQASHHHDITYMPNHFPEIDSCGNIGMQIVTSGPDSEWEQIKNGYIKMISTAKRSILIQTPYFIPDASLLDALRIACLSGVDVRIMIPNKPDHPFVYWATFSYIGELLKAGATVFIYDNGFIHAKTIIVDEEISSVGTANIDMRSFKLNFEVNAFLYDEEIAKSLVLSFEKDLRVSKELTIEEYQNRSRNVRFKEAISILLSPIL; from the coding sequence ATTAGCATCACATCGATATTTCTCGGTTTTATATTAGTAATAAATACACTTTTGGCAATCGTTGTGATTTTTAGAGAACGCCGCGATGCAAGCGCCTCCTGGGCCTGGCTTCTCGTTCTCTTCTTCATTCCCGTCCTCGGATTCGGCCTTTATTTGCTATTCGGCCATAATTTAAGCCGGAAGCATCTCTTTCAATGGGAAGACCGGAAAAGAATCGGGATGGAAAAAATATTGGAGCAGCAGCTCGCTAAGCTGAAAAGCCGCGAATTTGCATTTCGCAATAAAGCGACGGCAGACAGCAAAGACTTAATTTATATGCACATTGTCAATAATCACGCCGTTTTCACAGAAGACAATGCCGTTGAATTGCTGACCGACGGGCGCCAGAAATTTGACCGCCTCCTCCGCGATATTGAAAACGCCAAAGACCATATTCATCTGCAATATTATATTTATAAAGGCGATGATATCGGAAAAAAGCTGCGCGATGCGCTCGTCAAAAAAGCAAAAGAAGGTGTGGAAGTCCGCGTTCTGTACGACGAATTGGGGTCGAGAAGCTTGCGAAAGAGCTTTTTTAAAGAGCTGATCAAAGCTGGAGGCTATGTCGAAGTGTTTTTCCCGTCGCGGTTTAAATTTATCAACCTGCGCATGAATTACCGCAACCACCGCAAGCTGGTCATTATCGACGGTGTCATCGGATATGTCGGGGGATTTAATGTCGGGGACGAATACCTCGGCCTGAACCCCAAGTTTGGCTATTGGCGGGATACGCATCTCAGAATCAAAGGAACCGCCGTCCACTCCATTCAAACGCGGTTCATCCTTGACTGGAATCAGGCCTCACATCACCATGACATTACTTATATGCCAAACCACTTCCCTGAAATCGACTCTTGCGGAAACATCGGCATGCAGATTGTCACAAGCGGACCGGATTCGGAATGGGAACAGATCAAAAACGGCTACATTAAAATGATCTCGACGGCCAAACGGTCCATTCTGATTCAAACGCCTTACTTCATCCCTGATGCAAGCCTGCTCGACGCGCTCAGGATCGCTTGTTTGTCGGGAGTTGACGTCAGAATCATGATCCCGAACAAGCCCGACCATCCTTTTGTGTACTGGGCGACTTTTTCTTATATCGGCGAGCTTCTGAAAGCAGGTGCAACAGTATTCATTTACGATAACGGCTTTATTCATGCGAAAACGATTATCGTGGATGAAGAGATTTCATCAGTCGGAACGGCCAATATTGACATGCGCAGCTTCAAGCTGAACTTTGAAGTCAACGCCTTTTTATATGACGAGGAAATTGCCAAAAGCCTTGTTCTATCATTCGAAAAAGACCTGCGAGTATCGAAGGAGCTGACGATTGAAGAATATCAAAACCGAAGCAGAAACGTCCGTTTCAAAGAGGCCATTTCCATTTTGCTGTCACCGATTTTATAG
- a CDS encoding GNAT family N-acetyltransferase has translation MKLRIAKQSDLAEIVDIYNSTIASRMVTADIEPVSPEEKMNWFLNHTEARPLYIVENEAGETIGWISFESFYGRPAYAKTAEVSIYLHEAHRGKGMGSKILQIALEAASKLGIRSLMAFIFAHNTPSIRLFEKHGFAEWGHFPGIAEMDGNRYDLKILGKELNES, from the coding sequence ATGAAATTACGCATCGCCAAGCAATCAGACCTTGCCGAAATCGTCGATATCTACAACTCCACAATCGCTTCTCGAATGGTCACGGCAGATATCGAACCGGTGTCACCGGAAGAAAAAATGAATTGGTTTTTAAACCACACCGAAGCACGTCCCCTTTACATCGTCGAAAACGAAGCGGGGGAAACGATCGGCTGGATCAGCTTTGAATCGTTTTACGGTCGGCCCGCTTATGCCAAAACCGCCGAAGTCAGCATTTACCTCCATGAAGCCCACCGCGGAAAAGGGATGGGTTCTAAAATATTGCAAATCGCGCTTGAAGCGGCGTCTAAGCTGGGAATTCGTTCTTTAATGGCTTTTATTTTTGCCCACAATACTCCGAGCATCAGGCTTTTCGAAAAGCACGGGTTTGCCGAATGGGGGCATTTCCCCGGGATCGCTGAAATGGACGGGAACCGGTACGACTTGAAAATACTCGGAAAAGAACTAAATGAAAGCTGA
- a CDS encoding MbtH family protein, with translation MTNPFENENGAYVVLRNHEGQYSLWPAFLDVPAGWTTVFGEDSRSACQEYISSNWADLRPNSLKPALGVHGGEE, from the coding sequence ATGACGAATCCTTTTGAGAATGAAAACGGCGCATATGTCGTCTTAAGGAATCATGAAGGCCAGTACTCGCTCTGGCCGGCCTTTCTTGATGTGCCGGCCGGCTGGACGACGGTCTTTGGAGAAGACAGCCGAAGCGCTTGTCAGGAATACATCAGTTCGAATTGGGCCGATTTGCGCCCGAACAGTCTGAAGCCTGCTCTCGGAGTTCACGGCGGTGAGGAGTGA
- a CDS encoding M23 family metallopeptidase: protein MKEEEKNRTSKITKLQQFFRKRWVFPAIYLSSAVVVLTAVLWYQSASNNDVKDQLTDDGNKSAYDNRDDAVEVGKPVENVAMPVVDSENVSVVKKFFETDATKEEKEAALVNYNNTYSMSKGIDLAEKDGKTFDVSASLSGTVIKAAKDPVLGYVVEVEHEDGLSTVYQSLSEVSVKQGDKIEQNQVIGKAGKNLYNEEGGNHVHFEIRKDGVALNPLNFMDKPVSSIEKAIEKQASEEVKEPAQPSVEEKAKTDEKAKEQKDDKDGKTKREDSSEGSETQDETQKEDTNQQ, encoded by the coding sequence ATGAAAGAGGAAGAAAAGAATCGTACTTCCAAAATCACAAAGCTACAACAGTTTTTTCGTAAACGCTGGGTATTTCCAGCCATTTATCTGAGCAGTGCAGTCGTTGTATTAACTGCCGTTCTCTGGTATCAATCTGCATCCAATAACGATGTGAAAGACCAGCTCACAGATGATGGCAACAAATCAGCATATGATAACCGTGATGACGCGGTAGAAGTAGGAAAACCAGTAGAAAATGTCGCGATGCCGGTTGTTGATTCTGAGAATGTTTCTGTCGTTAAAAAGTTTTTTGAAACAGACGCAACTAAAGAAGAGAAAGAAGCAGCACTTGTAAACTATAATAACACGTACAGCATGAGCAAAGGTATCGACTTGGCTGAGAAAGACGGAAAAACATTCGATGTTTCCGCATCTCTCAGCGGTACGGTTATCAAAGCTGCAAAAGACCCTGTACTGGGCTACGTTGTTGAGGTGGAACATGAAGATGGTTTATCAACGGTGTATCAGTCTCTTTCTGAAGTGAGCGTCAAACAAGGCGACAAAATTGAGCAAAATCAAGTCATCGGAAAAGCAGGCAAAAACCTTTACAATGAAGAAGGCGGAAACCACGTTCATTTTGAAATCCGCAAAGACGGAGTGGCATTAAACCCGCTGAACTTCATGGACAAGCCGGTTTCAAGCATTGAAAAAGCAATCGAGAAACAGGCTTCTGAAGAAGTGAAAGAGCCTGCACAGCCTTCTGTTGAAGAAAAAGCAAAAACGGATGAAAAAGCCAAAGAGCAAAAAGATGACAAAGACGGAAAAACGAAACGTGAAGATTCTTCTGAGGGCTCAGAAACCCAAGATGAGACCCAGAAAGAAGATACAAACCAGCAGTAA
- a CDS encoding RNA polymerase sigma factor, which translates to MNELNQKALMKYCMKITGDKWDAEDLVQDTFLKLMEINQTDASHAYQKTVAKHKWIDRLRKRKRECFLSPEHPLSEPTETIKAADEFAHLLKKLSDVLTPKQLTIFLLKDVFSFQLHEIAEALNKPESSVKSLLFRSRQRLKGLSKDEIQREAAEEDHEYGRLLVQAVLFHNPDFLLEYAKKTWLSGASEPSCQSMLRCAA; encoded by the coding sequence ATGAATGAGTTAAATCAAAAAGCGCTGATGAAGTACTGTATGAAAATCACCGGCGACAAATGGGATGCCGAAGATTTGGTTCAGGATACATTCCTGAAATTAATGGAAATCAATCAAACAGACGCCTCACATGCTTATCAAAAAACGGTGGCGAAGCATAAATGGATCGACAGGCTCAGAAAAAGAAAGCGGGAGTGCTTTCTCTCGCCTGAGCATCCGTTATCCGAGCCGACAGAAACGATCAAAGCGGCCGATGAGTTCGCGCATTTGCTGAAAAAGCTTTCAGATGTCCTGACTCCGAAGCAGTTAACCATTTTTTTGCTCAAGGATGTCTTTTCCTTTCAGCTGCACGAAATTGCCGAAGCGCTTAATAAACCCGAATCGTCCGTCAAATCGCTTTTATTCAGGTCACGCCAGCGGCTGAAAGGCCTTTCTAAAGATGAAATTCAAAGGGAGGCGGCAGAAGAGGATCACGAATACGGCAGGCTGCTCGTTCAGGCGGTTTTGTTCCACAACCCCGATTTTCTGCTTGAATATGCGAAAAAGACTTGGCTTTCCGGGGCTTCAGAGCCGTCTTGCCAAAGCATGCTGAGGTGTGCTGCCTAG
- a CDS encoding YwnF family protein, with protein MDIETFNQMPAFMKEELDNLKRVAAPILKKRLVFLFVAIPLLLASLIYLSTFWGQVSFGTESYIKIGIAAIGAAFGMALLKESSHQKRNVQETVMTYILDRMQKSEVLPDDRKNRYVRAVKEEPFTVMRSFLEFLNEEENRRQRLAE; from the coding sequence ATGGATATTGAAACATTTAATCAAATGCCGGCCTTTATGAAGGAAGAATTGGATAATCTCAAGCGGGTCGCTGCCCCGATCTTAAAGAAGAGGCTCGTTTTTCTGTTTGTGGCCATTCCGCTGCTTTTGGCTTCGCTTATTTATCTCTCAACATTCTGGGGCCAGGTATCTTTCGGAACGGAATCGTATATTAAAATCGGCATCGCCGCCATCGGCGCCGCTTTTGGAATGGCTTTGCTCAAAGAGTCGTCCCACCAAAAAAGAAATGTCCAGGAGACGGTGATGACCTATATTTTGGACCGGATGCAAAAAAGCGAAGTGCTTCCTGACGATCGGAAAAACCGCTATGTCCGGGCGGTCAAAGAAGAGCCGTTTACTGTGATGAGAAGCTTTTTGGAGTTTTTAAATGAAGAGGAAAACAGAAGACAGAGATTAGCTGAATAA
- a CDS encoding DHA2 family efflux MFS transporter permease subunit — protein MNMRPFNQRTVVSVVYVTAMFMAAMDASVVNVALPAIINEFQTPPSAAAIVNIGYLISLAVCLPVAGWLGDRWGTKRIFLIALGLFTASSALCGLADHLAALNLFRVIQGAGGGLMTPVGMAILFRTFPPHERPKVSRLLVLPVAVAPALGPIISGFLTDQLSWRWIFYINIPIGIIILLFGMLFLDEHIESKAERFDLPGFLLSAPGMALAIFALSQAPVRGFASPAVLAAAIGGLILLTALVFVELQVQQPLLNLRLLSERVFGTMSMISLLSAAGLLGMLYVFPLMYQEVLHYSALDTALITFPEALGLMLASQVMPRTLAKFGPRRLISAALVCAAVMFALISLTGPGSNPWFLRMLLFLAGFFLGQAVGAVQITSFANISSASMGRATTLFHVQNRLGSALGVAALSCLLALMSRHSGDFAPDFAAYRAALLGAAGFLAAAFCFALSIRDADIAPSTGKRSSPAAHDAPAAGE, from the coding sequence GTGAACATGAGACCGTTCAATCAAAGGACGGTTGTCAGTGTCGTATATGTGACGGCGATGTTTATGGCCGCAATGGATGCGAGCGTCGTCAATGTGGCGCTTCCGGCCATCATCAATGAATTCCAGACACCTCCGTCGGCAGCCGCCATCGTCAATATCGGCTATTTAATCAGCCTCGCCGTTTGCCTTCCGGTTGCCGGCTGGCTCGGCGACCGCTGGGGGACAAAACGGATATTTCTGATCGCGCTTGGTCTGTTTACGGCGTCATCTGCATTATGCGGGCTTGCCGATCATCTTGCGGCTTTAAATTTGTTTCGCGTCATCCAGGGGGCAGGTGGAGGACTGATGACGCCGGTGGGAATGGCGATCCTGTTCAGAACGTTTCCGCCGCATGAGCGGCCTAAAGTTTCCCGCCTTCTTGTTCTTCCGGTCGCCGTTGCTCCGGCACTCGGGCCGATCATCAGCGGATTTTTGACTGATCAGCTGTCATGGCGCTGGATTTTTTATATCAATATTCCGATCGGGATCATCATTTTGCTCTTCGGGATGCTGTTCCTTGACGAGCATATTGAATCAAAGGCGGAACGGTTCGATCTGCCGGGATTTCTTCTCTCAGCGCCGGGAATGGCGCTGGCGATTTTTGCTCTTAGCCAGGCCCCTGTGCGGGGATTCGCTTCACCTGCTGTACTTGCTGCCGCGATCGGAGGACTGATTCTTTTGACAGCGCTCGTATTTGTCGAACTTCAGGTTCAGCAGCCGCTTCTCAATCTGCGATTGCTGTCTGAGCGGGTGTTTGGAACGATGAGCATGATCTCGCTGTTGTCCGCCGCGGGACTGCTCGGTATGCTTTATGTGTTTCCGCTGATGTATCAGGAAGTGCTCCATTATTCGGCCTTGGATACGGCGCTGATCACATTTCCTGAAGCGCTGGGGCTGATGCTTGCTTCCCAGGTGATGCCCCGGACGCTTGCAAAATTCGGTCCGCGCCGGCTGATTTCTGCCGCATTGGTATGCGCCGCCGTGATGTTTGCGCTGATCAGCTTGACCGGCCCGGGATCAAATCCATGGTTTTTGAGGATGCTGCTGTTTTTGGCTGGATTTTTCTTGGGTCAAGCGGTCGGTGCGGTGCAGATCACTTCTTTCGCCAACATTTCATCAGCTTCAATGGGGCGGGCGACGACATTGTTTCATGTGCAAAATCGGCTCGGTTCGGCTTTGGGGGTTGCGGCCTTGAGCTGCCTGCTTGCCCTCATGAGCCGGCATTCGGGGGATTTTGCGCCGGATTTTGCGGCTTACCGGGCGGCTTTGCTCGGTGCGGCGGGGTTCCTAGCAGCCGCTTTTTGCTTCGCGCTTAGCATCCGTGATGCCGACATCGCCCCCAGCACCGGCAAACGCTCTTCGCCGGCAGCCCATGATGCCCCGGCGGCAGGAGAATAA